From Etheostoma spectabile isolate EspeVRDwgs_2016 chromosome 19, UIUC_Espe_1.0, whole genome shotgun sequence, the proteins below share one genomic window:
- the sf3b2 gene encoding splicing factor 3B subunit 2 isoform X2 — translation MASDGPPGTDSLPSDLGSAIAALNTWSHPELQSKLAELGAPTMGPREELMDRLKGYMIQTGILLSKSNGDKPMGSQMSGIPPMPPMPMPPMPPGMGMLQAMSMMPGGPPPPGIHMGMEPPGLAPSGLSQEDQLKMAQHRAAIVLQQEERAKQQTDSRVMDQQDLREQQKRAAVLLEQERHQEMVKMQQGSGPRGMPAVSAVRGMDPRGPLPPGVSMMPTQKQRVPPPPGEDNREIWQNEEVSVSGPKIPQALEKILQLKEIRQEQLTDPAEEDDEGAEMDMNNSSAPVMSETEDDDSQMSKKDKNRRRRNRKKKSKKKRALEKKEQAEEQKKESSEKDDKEKDKEKEKDKEKEKDKEPEVEIEYVTEEPEIYDPNYIFFKRIFEAFKLTDDVKKEKEKEPEKAEKQEATVLRKKGFEDEKKDSDDSDEDMRPDVPKLSKKKLRRMNRLTVAELKQLVARPDVVEMHDVTAQEPKLLVHLKATRNTVPVPRHWCFKRKYLQGKRGIEKPPFELPEFIKKTGIQEMREALQEKEDAKTMKTKMREKVRPKMGKIDIDYQKLHDAFFKWQIKPKLTIHGDLYYEGKEFETRLKEKKPGDLSDELRIALGMPVGPNAHKVPPPWLIAMQRYGPPPSYPNLKIPGLNSPIPENCTFGYHAGGWGKPPVDEMGKPLYGDVFGTNAADFQAKAEEEEVDHAPWGELEPSDEESSEEEEEEESDEEKPDETGFFTPADSGLITPGGFSSVPAGMETPELIELRKKKIEEAMDGNETPQLFTVLPERRTGPIGAAMMASTHIYDVTGAMAGRKAGGGQESQGVEVALAPEELELDPMAMTQKYEEHVREQQAQVEKEDFSDMVAEHAAKQKQKKRKGQPQDTRGGAKKYKEFKF, via the exons ATGGCGTCCGACGGACCACCGGGAACCGATTCCCTCCCGTCCGATTTAGGAAGCGCGATTGCGGCACTGAACACATGGAGCCACCCGGAGCTTCAGTCCAAGCTGGCGGAGCTGGGAGCGCCCACAATGG GTCCCAGAGAGGAGCTGATGGACAGACTGAAGGGCTACATGATTCAG ACTGGCATACTCCTCAGCAAATCTAATGGTGACAAACCCATGGGCTCCCAG ATGTCAGGCATCCCCCCCATGCCCCCGATGCCCATGCCCCCCATGCCTCCTGGTATGGGCATGCTCCAGGCTATGAGCATGATGCCCGGAGGGCCCCCTCCACCCGGCATCCACATGGGCATGGAGCCCCCAGGTTTGGCCCCTTCCGGCCTTTCGCAGGAGGACCAGCTGAAGATGGCCCAGCACAGAGCAGCCATAGTGTTACAGCAGGAGGAGAGAGCCAAGCAGCAG ACTGATTCCCGTGTCATGGATCAACAGGATCTCCGGGAGCAGCAGAAAAG GGCTGCAGTGCTGCTGGAACAGGAGCGTCATCAGGAGATGGTTAAGATGCAGCAGGGTTCAGGGCCCAGAGGCATGCCTGCAGTCAGCGCAGTGAGAG gtATGGATCCTCGTGGTCCGCTGCCTCCTGGTGTCAGTATGATGCCGACTCAGAAACAGAGAGTGCCACCTCCACCAGGAGAAGATAACAGAGAG ATCTGGCAGAACGAGGAGGTCAGCGTCAGTGGGCCCAAGATCCCTCAAGCTCTGGAGAAGATCCTCCAGCTGAAGGAGATCAGACAGGAGCAGCTCACCGACCCCGCGG aagaagatgacgAGGGAGCAGAGATGGACATGAACAACTCCTCTGCACCAGTCATGTCTGAGACGGAAGATGATGACAGTCAGATGTCTAAAAAAGAT AAAAACCGCAGACGCAGAAACCGCAAGAAGAAGAGCAAGAAGAAGCGCGCACTGGAGAAGAAGGAGCAGGCGGAGGAGCAGAAGAAGGAGAGTAGCGAGAAAGACgacaaagagaaagacaaggaaaaagagaaggacaaagaaaaagagaaagacaagGAGCCTGAGGTGGAGATTGAGTACGTCACAGAGGAGCCCGAGATCTACGACCCCAACTACATCTTCTTCAAGAGGATCTTTGAGGCGTTCAAG CTGACTGATGATgtgaagaaagagaaggagaaggagccCGAGAAGGCAGAGAAGCAGGAGGCGACCGTGCTGCGGAAAAAGGGCTTTGAGGATGAGAAGAAAGACAGCGATGACAGTGATGAG GACATGAGACCAGATGTACCTAAACTGTCAAAGAAGAAGCTGAGGAGGATGAACAGGCTTACTGTGGCCGAACTTAAACAG CTGGTTGCTCGTCCAGACGTAGTGGAGATGCATGACGTGACGGCCCAGGAGCCCAAGCTGCTGGTCCACCTAAAGGCCACCAGGAACACGGTGCCGGTGCCCCGCCACTGGTGCTTCAAACGAAAGTATCTGCAGGGCAAGAGAGGCATAGAGAAGCCTCCGTTTGAGCTGCCTGAGTTCATCAAGAAGACGGGAATCCAGGAGATGAGGGAGGCCCTGCAGGAGAAG gagGATGCCAAAACCATGAAAACCAAAATGAGGGAGAAGGTTCGTCCCAAGATGGGAAAGATAGACATTGACTACCAGAAGCTCCACGACGCCTTCTTCAAATGGCAGATCAAACCCAAACTCACCATCCACGGAGACCTGTACTACGAG gGAAAAGAGTTTGAAACTCGTCTAAAAGAGAAGAAGCCAGGGGATCTGTCTGACGAGCTGCGTATCGCTCTGGGCATGCCTGTCGGACCT AACGCCCACAAGGTGCCCCCTCCCTGGTTGATAGCCATGCAGAGGTACGGCCCCCCTCCCTCCTACCCCAATCTCAAGATCCCCGGACTCAACTCCCCCATCCCAGAG AACTGTACGTTCGGTTATCACGCCGGCGGCTGGGGGAAGCCGCCAGTAGACGAAATGGGCAAACCTCTTTACGGTGATGTGTTTGGAACAAACGCTGCAGACTTCCAG GCCAAAgcggaggaggaagaggtggatCACGCACCGTGGGGAGAACTGGAGCCTTCAGATGAGGAGTCgtcggaggaagaggaggaggaggagagcgaCGAGGAGAAACCAGACGAAACGGGATTCTTCACACCAGCAGACAG TGGGCTGATCACCCCTGGAGGCTTCTCATCGGTACCCGCCGGAATGGAGACCCCCGAGCTGATTGAGCTGAGGAAGAAGAAAATCGAGGAAGCCATGGATGG AAACGAGACACCACAGCTATTCACAGTACTCCCAGAGAGACGAACTGGCCCCATAGGAGCAGCCATGATGGCCTCAACGCACATCTACGACGTGACAGGG GCCATGGCAGGCCGTAAGGCAGGCGGAGGGCAGGAGTCCCAGGGCGTAGAGGTGGCCCTGGCTCCAGAGGAGCTGGAGCTGGACCCCATGGCCATGACGCAGAAGTACGAGGAGCACGTCAGAGAACAGCAGGCCCAGGTGGAGAAAGAGGACTTCAGCGACATGGTGGCTGAGCATGCTGCCAAACAGAAG caaaaaaagaggaagggcCAGCCGCAGGACACACGAGGAGGTGCCAAGAAATACAAGGAGTTCAAGTTCTAG
- the sf3b2 gene encoding splicing factor 3B subunit 2 isoform X3, with translation MASDGPPGTDSLPSDLGSAIAALNTWSHPELQSKLAELGAPTMGPREELMDRLKGYMIQTGILLSKSNGDKPMGSQMSGIPPMPPMPMPPMPPGMGMLQAMSMMPGGPPPPGIHMGMEPPGLAPSGLSQEDQLKMAQHRAAIVLQQEERAKQQAAVLLEQERHQEMVKMQQGSGPRGMPAVSAVRGMDPRGPLPPGVSMMPTQKQRVPPPPGEDNREIWQNEEVSVSGPKIPQALEKILQLKEIRQEQLTDPAEEEDDEGAEMDMNNSSAPVMSETEDDDSQMSKKDKNRRRRNRKKKSKKKRALEKKEQAEEQKKESSEKDDKEKDKEKEKDKEKEKDKEPEVEIEYVTEEPEIYDPNYIFFKRIFEAFKLTDDVKKEKEKEPEKAEKQEATVLRKKGFEDEKKDSDDSDEDMRPDVPKLSKKKLRRMNRLTVAELKQLVARPDVVEMHDVTAQEPKLLVHLKATRNTVPVPRHWCFKRKYLQGKRGIEKPPFELPEFIKKTGIQEMREALQEKEDAKTMKTKMREKVRPKMGKIDIDYQKLHDAFFKWQIKPKLTIHGDLYYEGKEFETRLKEKKPGDLSDELRIALGMPVGPNAHKVPPPWLIAMQRYGPPPSYPNLKIPGLNSPIPENCTFGYHAGGWGKPPVDEMGKPLYGDVFGTNAADFQAKAEEEEVDHAPWGELEPSDEESSEEEEEEESDEEKPDETGFFTPADSGLITPGGFSSVPAGMETPELIELRKKKIEEAMDGNETPQLFTVLPERRTGPIGAAMMASTHIYDVTGAMAGRKAGGGQESQGVEVALAPEELELDPMAMTQKYEEHVREQQAQVEKEDFSDMVAEHAAKQKQKKRKGQPQDTRGGAKKYKEFKF, from the exons ATGGCGTCCGACGGACCACCGGGAACCGATTCCCTCCCGTCCGATTTAGGAAGCGCGATTGCGGCACTGAACACATGGAGCCACCCGGAGCTTCAGTCCAAGCTGGCGGAGCTGGGAGCGCCCACAATGG GTCCCAGAGAGGAGCTGATGGACAGACTGAAGGGCTACATGATTCAG ACTGGCATACTCCTCAGCAAATCTAATGGTGACAAACCCATGGGCTCCCAG ATGTCAGGCATCCCCCCCATGCCCCCGATGCCCATGCCCCCCATGCCTCCTGGTATGGGCATGCTCCAGGCTATGAGCATGATGCCCGGAGGGCCCCCTCCACCCGGCATCCACATGGGCATGGAGCCCCCAGGTTTGGCCCCTTCCGGCCTTTCGCAGGAGGACCAGCTGAAGATGGCCCAGCACAGAGCAGCCATAGTGTTACAGCAGGAGGAGAGAGCCAAGCAGCAG GCTGCAGTGCTGCTGGAACAGGAGCGTCATCAGGAGATGGTTAAGATGCAGCAGGGTTCAGGGCCCAGAGGCATGCCTGCAGTCAGCGCAGTGAGAG gtATGGATCCTCGTGGTCCGCTGCCTCCTGGTGTCAGTATGATGCCGACTCAGAAACAGAGAGTGCCACCTCCACCAGGAGAAGATAACAGAGAG ATCTGGCAGAACGAGGAGGTCAGCGTCAGTGGGCCCAAGATCCCTCAAGCTCTGGAGAAGATCCTCCAGCTGAAGGAGATCAGACAGGAGCAGCTCACCGACCCCGCGG aagaagaagatgacgAGGGAGCAGAGATGGACATGAACAACTCCTCTGCACCAGTCATGTCTGAGACGGAAGATGATGACAGTCAGATGTCTAAAAAAGAT AAAAACCGCAGACGCAGAAACCGCAAGAAGAAGAGCAAGAAGAAGCGCGCACTGGAGAAGAAGGAGCAGGCGGAGGAGCAGAAGAAGGAGAGTAGCGAGAAAGACgacaaagagaaagacaaggaaaaagagaaggacaaagaaaaagagaaagacaagGAGCCTGAGGTGGAGATTGAGTACGTCACAGAGGAGCCCGAGATCTACGACCCCAACTACATCTTCTTCAAGAGGATCTTTGAGGCGTTCAAG CTGACTGATGATgtgaagaaagagaaggagaaggagccCGAGAAGGCAGAGAAGCAGGAGGCGACCGTGCTGCGGAAAAAGGGCTTTGAGGATGAGAAGAAAGACAGCGATGACAGTGATGAG GACATGAGACCAGATGTACCTAAACTGTCAAAGAAGAAGCTGAGGAGGATGAACAGGCTTACTGTGGCCGAACTTAAACAG CTGGTTGCTCGTCCAGACGTAGTGGAGATGCATGACGTGACGGCCCAGGAGCCCAAGCTGCTGGTCCACCTAAAGGCCACCAGGAACACGGTGCCGGTGCCCCGCCACTGGTGCTTCAAACGAAAGTATCTGCAGGGCAAGAGAGGCATAGAGAAGCCTCCGTTTGAGCTGCCTGAGTTCATCAAGAAGACGGGAATCCAGGAGATGAGGGAGGCCCTGCAGGAGAAG gagGATGCCAAAACCATGAAAACCAAAATGAGGGAGAAGGTTCGTCCCAAGATGGGAAAGATAGACATTGACTACCAGAAGCTCCACGACGCCTTCTTCAAATGGCAGATCAAACCCAAACTCACCATCCACGGAGACCTGTACTACGAG gGAAAAGAGTTTGAAACTCGTCTAAAAGAGAAGAAGCCAGGGGATCTGTCTGACGAGCTGCGTATCGCTCTGGGCATGCCTGTCGGACCT AACGCCCACAAGGTGCCCCCTCCCTGGTTGATAGCCATGCAGAGGTACGGCCCCCCTCCCTCCTACCCCAATCTCAAGATCCCCGGACTCAACTCCCCCATCCCAGAG AACTGTACGTTCGGTTATCACGCCGGCGGCTGGGGGAAGCCGCCAGTAGACGAAATGGGCAAACCTCTTTACGGTGATGTGTTTGGAACAAACGCTGCAGACTTCCAG GCCAAAgcggaggaggaagaggtggatCACGCACCGTGGGGAGAACTGGAGCCTTCAGATGAGGAGTCgtcggaggaagaggaggaggaggagagcgaCGAGGAGAAACCAGACGAAACGGGATTCTTCACACCAGCAGACAG TGGGCTGATCACCCCTGGAGGCTTCTCATCGGTACCCGCCGGAATGGAGACCCCCGAGCTGATTGAGCTGAGGAAGAAGAAAATCGAGGAAGCCATGGATGG AAACGAGACACCACAGCTATTCACAGTACTCCCAGAGAGACGAACTGGCCCCATAGGAGCAGCCATGATGGCCTCAACGCACATCTACGACGTGACAGGG GCCATGGCAGGCCGTAAGGCAGGCGGAGGGCAGGAGTCCCAGGGCGTAGAGGTGGCCCTGGCTCCAGAGGAGCTGGAGCTGGACCCCATGGCCATGACGCAGAAGTACGAGGAGCACGTCAGAGAACAGCAGGCCCAGGTGGAGAAAGAGGACTTCAGCGACATGGTGGCTGAGCATGCTGCCAAACAGAAG caaaaaaagaggaagggcCAGCCGCAGGACACACGAGGAGGTGCCAAGAAATACAAGGAGTTCAAGTTCTAG
- the sf3b2 gene encoding splicing factor 3B subunit 2 isoform X1: protein MASDGPPGTDSLPSDLGSAIAALNTWSHPELQSKLAELGAPTMGPREELMDRLKGYMIQTGILLSKSNGDKPMGSQMSGIPPMPPMPMPPMPPGMGMLQAMSMMPGGPPPPGIHMGMEPPGLAPSGLSQEDQLKMAQHRAAIVLQQEERAKQQTDSRVMDQQDLREQQKRAAVLLEQERHQEMVKMQQGSGPRGMPAVSAVRGMDPRGPLPPGVSMMPTQKQRVPPPPGEDNREIWQNEEVSVSGPKIPQALEKILQLKEIRQEQLTDPAEEEDDEGAEMDMNNSSAPVMSETEDDDSQMSKKDKNRRRRNRKKKSKKKRALEKKEQAEEQKKESSEKDDKEKDKEKEKDKEKEKDKEPEVEIEYVTEEPEIYDPNYIFFKRIFEAFKLTDDVKKEKEKEPEKAEKQEATVLRKKGFEDEKKDSDDSDEDMRPDVPKLSKKKLRRMNRLTVAELKQLVARPDVVEMHDVTAQEPKLLVHLKATRNTVPVPRHWCFKRKYLQGKRGIEKPPFELPEFIKKTGIQEMREALQEKEDAKTMKTKMREKVRPKMGKIDIDYQKLHDAFFKWQIKPKLTIHGDLYYEGKEFETRLKEKKPGDLSDELRIALGMPVGPNAHKVPPPWLIAMQRYGPPPSYPNLKIPGLNSPIPENCTFGYHAGGWGKPPVDEMGKPLYGDVFGTNAADFQAKAEEEEVDHAPWGELEPSDEESSEEEEEEESDEEKPDETGFFTPADSGLITPGGFSSVPAGMETPELIELRKKKIEEAMDGNETPQLFTVLPERRTGPIGAAMMASTHIYDVTGAMAGRKAGGGQESQGVEVALAPEELELDPMAMTQKYEEHVREQQAQVEKEDFSDMVAEHAAKQKQKKRKGQPQDTRGGAKKYKEFKF, encoded by the exons ATGGCGTCCGACGGACCACCGGGAACCGATTCCCTCCCGTCCGATTTAGGAAGCGCGATTGCGGCACTGAACACATGGAGCCACCCGGAGCTTCAGTCCAAGCTGGCGGAGCTGGGAGCGCCCACAATGG GTCCCAGAGAGGAGCTGATGGACAGACTGAAGGGCTACATGATTCAG ACTGGCATACTCCTCAGCAAATCTAATGGTGACAAACCCATGGGCTCCCAG ATGTCAGGCATCCCCCCCATGCCCCCGATGCCCATGCCCCCCATGCCTCCTGGTATGGGCATGCTCCAGGCTATGAGCATGATGCCCGGAGGGCCCCCTCCACCCGGCATCCACATGGGCATGGAGCCCCCAGGTTTGGCCCCTTCCGGCCTTTCGCAGGAGGACCAGCTGAAGATGGCCCAGCACAGAGCAGCCATAGTGTTACAGCAGGAGGAGAGAGCCAAGCAGCAG ACTGATTCCCGTGTCATGGATCAACAGGATCTCCGGGAGCAGCAGAAAAG GGCTGCAGTGCTGCTGGAACAGGAGCGTCATCAGGAGATGGTTAAGATGCAGCAGGGTTCAGGGCCCAGAGGCATGCCTGCAGTCAGCGCAGTGAGAG gtATGGATCCTCGTGGTCCGCTGCCTCCTGGTGTCAGTATGATGCCGACTCAGAAACAGAGAGTGCCACCTCCACCAGGAGAAGATAACAGAGAG ATCTGGCAGAACGAGGAGGTCAGCGTCAGTGGGCCCAAGATCCCTCAAGCTCTGGAGAAGATCCTCCAGCTGAAGGAGATCAGACAGGAGCAGCTCACCGACCCCGCGG aagaagaagatgacgAGGGAGCAGAGATGGACATGAACAACTCCTCTGCACCAGTCATGTCTGAGACGGAAGATGATGACAGTCAGATGTCTAAAAAAGAT AAAAACCGCAGACGCAGAAACCGCAAGAAGAAGAGCAAGAAGAAGCGCGCACTGGAGAAGAAGGAGCAGGCGGAGGAGCAGAAGAAGGAGAGTAGCGAGAAAGACgacaaagagaaagacaaggaaaaagagaaggacaaagaaaaagagaaagacaagGAGCCTGAGGTGGAGATTGAGTACGTCACAGAGGAGCCCGAGATCTACGACCCCAACTACATCTTCTTCAAGAGGATCTTTGAGGCGTTCAAG CTGACTGATGATgtgaagaaagagaaggagaaggagccCGAGAAGGCAGAGAAGCAGGAGGCGACCGTGCTGCGGAAAAAGGGCTTTGAGGATGAGAAGAAAGACAGCGATGACAGTGATGAG GACATGAGACCAGATGTACCTAAACTGTCAAAGAAGAAGCTGAGGAGGATGAACAGGCTTACTGTGGCCGAACTTAAACAG CTGGTTGCTCGTCCAGACGTAGTGGAGATGCATGACGTGACGGCCCAGGAGCCCAAGCTGCTGGTCCACCTAAAGGCCACCAGGAACACGGTGCCGGTGCCCCGCCACTGGTGCTTCAAACGAAAGTATCTGCAGGGCAAGAGAGGCATAGAGAAGCCTCCGTTTGAGCTGCCTGAGTTCATCAAGAAGACGGGAATCCAGGAGATGAGGGAGGCCCTGCAGGAGAAG gagGATGCCAAAACCATGAAAACCAAAATGAGGGAGAAGGTTCGTCCCAAGATGGGAAAGATAGACATTGACTACCAGAAGCTCCACGACGCCTTCTTCAAATGGCAGATCAAACCCAAACTCACCATCCACGGAGACCTGTACTACGAG gGAAAAGAGTTTGAAACTCGTCTAAAAGAGAAGAAGCCAGGGGATCTGTCTGACGAGCTGCGTATCGCTCTGGGCATGCCTGTCGGACCT AACGCCCACAAGGTGCCCCCTCCCTGGTTGATAGCCATGCAGAGGTACGGCCCCCCTCCCTCCTACCCCAATCTCAAGATCCCCGGACTCAACTCCCCCATCCCAGAG AACTGTACGTTCGGTTATCACGCCGGCGGCTGGGGGAAGCCGCCAGTAGACGAAATGGGCAAACCTCTTTACGGTGATGTGTTTGGAACAAACGCTGCAGACTTCCAG GCCAAAgcggaggaggaagaggtggatCACGCACCGTGGGGAGAACTGGAGCCTTCAGATGAGGAGTCgtcggaggaagaggaggaggaggagagcgaCGAGGAGAAACCAGACGAAACGGGATTCTTCACACCAGCAGACAG TGGGCTGATCACCCCTGGAGGCTTCTCATCGGTACCCGCCGGAATGGAGACCCCCGAGCTGATTGAGCTGAGGAAGAAGAAAATCGAGGAAGCCATGGATGG AAACGAGACACCACAGCTATTCACAGTACTCCCAGAGAGACGAACTGGCCCCATAGGAGCAGCCATGATGGCCTCAACGCACATCTACGACGTGACAGGG GCCATGGCAGGCCGTAAGGCAGGCGGAGGGCAGGAGTCCCAGGGCGTAGAGGTGGCCCTGGCTCCAGAGGAGCTGGAGCTGGACCCCATGGCCATGACGCAGAAGTACGAGGAGCACGTCAGAGAACAGCAGGCCCAGGTGGAGAAAGAGGACTTCAGCGACATGGTGGCTGAGCATGCTGCCAAACAGAAG caaaaaaagaggaagggcCAGCCGCAGGACACACGAGGAGGTGCCAAGAAATACAAGGAGTTCAAGTTCTAG